The Schistocerca piceifrons isolate TAMUIC-IGC-003096 chromosome 5, iqSchPice1.1, whole genome shotgun sequence genome has a segment encoding these proteins:
- the LOC124798384 gene encoding P2R1A-PPP2R2A-interacting phosphatase regulator 1-like, which produces MDVDSPVSLKRSSSAPMINELNTTMSAASTTSSARDSGPFGSIFSAGQPRTRRFSASFSPVHNMSSGALQGPRLTPRVSQLRQEECLDREAAHEREIHSAMQMSQSWEDLTLVPGSPSSSTPSSMCKQQEQNEANRRMLQRYIDHPLQLSLPNTGGPPVCSSPSPTRQGLGRQCFSPGFFKNSLSPSPTRKAFATRRSLSPNTVRASSLGPVKRKCEIEDEKVDPYVPPPAKRPSYYGTERAGLLMTQNNRMDASSSPLPGSLSSVGTPESLSSADSPGFTFRPVDSPSPGRPAASINDEPMQEERTPDPSKSDQIMTQVGEKNPS; this is translated from the coding sequence ATGGATGTTGATTCACCAGTTAGTTTAAAAAGATCTAGCAGCGCTCCCATGATAAATGAATTGAATACCACAATGTCGGCAGCATCCACAACATCGTCTGCAAGGGATTCTGGCCCATTTGGCAGCATATTTTCAGCGGGCCAGCCCAGGACACGTCGTTTCAGCGCAAGTTTCAGTCCAGTACATAACATGAGTAGCGGCGCCTTACAAGGTCCTCGCTTGACTCCACGTGTCAGCCAGTTACGACAAGAAGAATGCCTTGACCGTGAGGCAGCCCATGAGCGTGAAATACATTCAGCAATGCAGATGTCACAGTCATGGGAAGATCTCACACTTGTTCCCGGATCCCCATCGTCGTCAACACCATCATCAATGTGTAAGCAGCAGGAGCAGAATGAAGCAAATCGACGTATGTTGCAACGTTACATTGATCATCCCTTGCAACTGTCACTTCCAAATACTGGAGGACCACCTGTGTGTTCATCACCATCACCAACAAGACAAGGTCTTGGAAGACAATGCTTTTCACCAGGCTTTTTCAAGAACAGCTTATCACCAAGCCCAACAAGAAAGGCCTTTGCCACCAGAAGAAGCTTAAGTCCTAATACTGTTCGAGCTAGTTCACTGGGccctgtgaaacgcaaatgtgaaatagaggatgaaaaggTTGATCCCTATGTTCCTCCACCAGCCAAAAGGCCCAGTTACTATGGAACTGAGAGAGCTGGTCTTCTAATGACTCAGAATAACAGAATGGATGCTTCCTCAAGTCCATTACCAGGTTCCTTGAGTTCAGTGGGCACTCCAGAATCATTATCTAGTGCTGACTCTCCTGGCTTCACATTCCGGCCTGTTGACAGCCCATCACCAGGACGTCCTGCAGCCTCCATTAATGATGAACCAATGCAAGAGGAGAGAACACCTGACCCAAGCAAAAGTGACCAGATCATGACTCAAGTTGGGGAAAAGAACCCTAGCTAA